A window of Ipomoea triloba cultivar NCNSP0323 chromosome 2, ASM357664v1 contains these coding sequences:
- the LOC116011080 gene encoding trans-resveratrol di-O-methyltransferase-like isoform X1 yields MAMQDEMVRAGTHIRNHMLNFINSSSLKCAVELGIPDVIHRHGGPITLEELVDALAINKAKADHLGRLMRLLTHSGFFVDAKIKDHDGYALGPPSCLLIKDHPFSLASFVLGATGPVFAGPWHHVSEWFHNNDSSPYQTAYGKTFWECASQDPEVNHHFNQAMARNSLLVMSLVRKYCRDVFEGLDSLVDVGGGTGMVARTFADEFPDMKCTVLDLPHVVAGLEGTKNLVYVGGSMFEVIPPAQAVFLKSIMHNWNDEDCVKILKKCKEAIPNRENGGKVIILDLILGSTQNRDDDNDVDDKLIQTQIFADLQMMANFGGGERKLKEWVKIFNDAGFFDYKTTQVGLMSLIQLFP; encoded by the exons ATGGCAATGCAGGATGAGATGGTTCGAGCCGGAACTCACATAAGGAACCACATgctcaacttcataaattcatcTTCTCTCAAATGTGCCGTTGAGCTAGGCATTCCGGACGTGATTCATAGACATGGTGGTCCCATCACGCTTGAAGAACTGGTTGACGCCCTCGCTATCAACAAGGCAAAAGCCGACCACCTCGGTCGTCTCATGCGCCTCTTGACTCATTCTGGCTTCTTTGTTGACGCCAAAATCAAGGACCACGACGGGTATGCCCTCGGGCCTCCCTCGTGTCTTCTCATTAAAGACCATCCCTTTAGTCTGGCATCTTTCGTGCTAGGCGCAACCGGACCCGTATTTGCGGGTCCATGGCACCATGTCAGTGAATGGTTCCACAACAATGATTCATCGCCATACCAAACAGCGTATGGGAAAACATTTTGGGAATGCGCCAGTCAAGACCCGGAGGTTAACCATCACTTTAACCAAGCCATGGCACGCAATTCCTTACTTGTAATGTCTTTGGTCAGAAAATATTGTAGGGATGTTTTTGAGGGGTTGGATTCACTAGTAGATGTGGGAGGTGGCACCGGGATGGTGGCAAGAACATTTGCCGATGAATTCCCGGATATGAAGTGTACTGTGTTGGATCTTCCGCACGTTGTTGCTGGCTTGGAAGGGACTAAGAACTTGGTCTATGTTGGGGGAAGCATGTTCGAGGTCATACCTCCTGCACAAGCAGTTTTTCTTAAG TCGATAATGCACAATTGGAATGACGAGGATTGCgttaaaatattgaaaaaatgtaAAGAAGCAATTCCCAACAGAGAAAATGGAGGAAAAGTTATTATCCTTGATTTGATTTTGGGCTCCACCCAAAACAGAGATGACGACAATGACGTTGATGATAAGTTAATCCAAACCCAAATTTTCGCCGATCTGCAGATGATGGCTAATTTTGGTGGAGGAGAGCGAAAATTAAAAGAATGGGTAAAGATCTTCAATGATGCTGGCTTTTTCGACTATAAAACAACTCAAGTGGGATTAATGTCTCTTATTCAACTTTTTCCTTGA
- the LOC116011080 gene encoding 8-hydroxyquercetin 8-O-methyltransferase-like isoform X2 yields MAMQDEMVRAGTHIRNHMLNFINSSSLKCAVELGIPDVIHRHGGPITLEELVDALAINKAKADHLGRLMRLLTHSGFFVDAKIKDHDGYALGPPSCLLIKDHPFSLASFVLGATGPVFAGPWHHVSEWFHNNDSSPYQTAYGKTFWECASQDPEVNHHFNQAMARNSLLVMSLVRKYCRDVFEGLDSLVDVGGGTGMVARTFADEFPDMKCTVLDLPHVVAGLEGTKNLVYVGGSMFEVIPPAQAVFLKMMANFGGGERKLKEWVKIFNDAGFFDYKTTQVGLMSLIQLFP; encoded by the exons ATGGCAATGCAGGATGAGATGGTTCGAGCCGGAACTCACATAAGGAACCACATgctcaacttcataaattcatcTTCTCTCAAATGTGCCGTTGAGCTAGGCATTCCGGACGTGATTCATAGACATGGTGGTCCCATCACGCTTGAAGAACTGGTTGACGCCCTCGCTATCAACAAGGCAAAAGCCGACCACCTCGGTCGTCTCATGCGCCTCTTGACTCATTCTGGCTTCTTTGTTGACGCCAAAATCAAGGACCACGACGGGTATGCCCTCGGGCCTCCCTCGTGTCTTCTCATTAAAGACCATCCCTTTAGTCTGGCATCTTTCGTGCTAGGCGCAACCGGACCCGTATTTGCGGGTCCATGGCACCATGTCAGTGAATGGTTCCACAACAATGATTCATCGCCATACCAAACAGCGTATGGGAAAACATTTTGGGAATGCGCCAGTCAAGACCCGGAGGTTAACCATCACTTTAACCAAGCCATGGCACGCAATTCCTTACTTGTAATGTCTTTGGTCAGAAAATATTGTAGGGATGTTTTTGAGGGGTTGGATTCACTAGTAGATGTGGGAGGTGGCACCGGGATGGTGGCAAGAACATTTGCCGATGAATTCCCGGATATGAAGTGTACTGTGTTGGATCTTCCGCACGTTGTTGCTGGCTTGGAAGGGACTAAGAACTTGGTCTATGTTGGGGGAAGCATGTTCGAGGTCATACCTCCTGCACAAGCAGTTTTTCTTAAG ATGATGGCTAATTTTGGTGGAGGAGAGCGAAAATTAAAAGAATGGGTAAAGATCTTCAATGATGCTGGCTTTTTCGACTATAAAACAACTCAAGTGGGATTAATGTCTCTTATTCAACTTTTTCCTTGA
- the LOC116011130 gene encoding trans-resveratrol di-O-methyltransferase-like, with protein sequence MAMQDESVRAGTHIRNHMLNFINSFSLKCAVELGIPDVIHKHGGPITLEELVDALAINKAKAEHLGRLMNLLTRSGFFVAANDGYALGPPSCLLIKDHPFSLAPFVVEVTGPIFAGPWHHVSEWFHNDDPTAFQTAYGKTFWDSTSQDPEFNHNFNQAMARSSLHIMSLVKKYCREVFEGLDSLVDVGGGTGLVARAFADEFPDMKCTVLDLPHVVAGLEGTKNLVYVGGNMFEVIPPAQAAFLKSITHNWNDDDCVKILKKCKEAIPSRKNGGKVIILGMIVGSTQSKADDDDDDEELIQTQIFLDLQMMVNYDGRERKLKEWVKIFNDAGFTEYKTTQLGLMSLIQLFP encoded by the exons ATGGCAATGCAGGATGAGAGTGTTCGTGCCGGAACTCACATAAGGAACCACATgctcaacttcataaattcattTTCTCTCAAATGTGCTGTTGAGCTAGGCATTCCGGACGTGATTCATAAACATGGTGGACCCATCACGCTTGAAGAACTGGTTGACGCCCTCGCTATCAACAAGGCAAAAGCCGAACACCTTGGTCGCCTCATGAACCTCTTGACTCGTTCTGGCTTCTTTGTTGCCGCCAACGACGGGTATGCCCTCGGGCCTCCGTCGTGTCTTCTCATTAAGGACCATCCCTTTAGTTTGGCACCTTTCGTGGTAGAGGTAACCGGTCCCATATTTGCGGGTCCATGGCACCATGTCAGTGAATGGTTCCACAACGATGATCCGACGGCGTTCCAAACAGCGTACGGGAAAACATTTTGGGACAGCACCAGTCAAGACCCGGAGTTTAACCATAACTTTAACCAAGCCATGGCGCGTAGTTCCTTACATATAATGTCTTTGGTCAAAAAATATTGTAGGGAAGTTTTTGAGGGGCTGGATTCACTAGTAGATGTGGGAGGTGGCACCGGGTTGGTGGCCAGAGCATTTGCCGATGAATTCCCGGATATGAAGTGTACTGTGTTGGATCTTCCGCACGTTGTTGCCGGCTTGGAAGGGACTAAGAACTTGGTCTATGTTGGGGGAAACATGTTCGAGGTCATACCTCCTGCACAAGCAGCTTTTCTTAAG TCGATAACACACAATTGGAATGACGATGATTGCgttaaaatattgaaaaaatgcAAAGAAGCAATTCCCAGTAGGAAAAATGGCGGAAAAGTTATTATCCTTGGTATGATTGTGGGCTCCACCCAAAGCAAAGCTGATGAcgacgatgatgatgaggagTTAATCCAAACCCAAATTTTCCTTGATCTGCAGATGATGGTTAATTATGATGGACGAGAACGAAAATTAAAAGAATGGGTAAAAATATTCAATGATGCTGGCTTTACCGAGTATAAAACAACTCAATTGGGATTAATGTCTCTTATTCAACTCTTTCCTTGA